In one Nostoc sp. KVJ3 genomic region, the following are encoded:
- a CDS encoding RNA-guided endonuclease InsQ/TnpB family protein, with amino-acid sequence METSAMLTNWKKQDDLQFLNDVSSVPLQQGLRHLQTAFSNFFAGRAKYPNFKKKHSGGNAEFTKAAFKFKDRQIFLAKSPTALDIRWSRELPQGAEPSTITVKLSPSGRWTVSMLVDVEIQKLPESTNQVGVDLGIMCLVALSTGEKVANPKGFKAKKAKLSKAQKALSRKQKGSNNRHKARLKVAKVHVQISDARSDFLHKLTTRLVRENQTIAVEEQSS; translated from the coding sequence ATTGAAACTTCAGCAATGCTAACTAATTGGAAAAAACAAGACGACTTGCAATTTCTTAATGATGTTAGCAGTGTGCCATTACAGCAAGGCTTGCGACATCTGCAAACAGCATTCAGCAACTTCTTTGCGGGACGGGCTAAATACCCTAACTTCAAGAAAAAGCATAGCGGCGGTAATGCTGAATTTACCAAGGCAGCTTTTAAGTTCAAAGATAGGCAAATATTTCTTGCTAAAAGTCCTACAGCATTAGACATTCGTTGGAGTAGAGAACTGCCCCAAGGTGCGGAACCATCCACGATTACGGTAAAACTGTCGCCCTCTGGACGCTGGACTGTTTCAATGTTGGTAGATGTCGAAATTCAAAAATTACCTGAATCTACCAACCAAGTTGGCGTTGACTTGGGTATCATGTGCTTAGTTGCCTTGAGTACAGGTGAAAAAGTTGCTAATCCCAAAGGATTTAAGGCAAAAAAAGCGAAATTAAGTAAAGCGCAAAAAGCGTTAAGTCGTAAGCAAAAAGGGTCTAATAATCGCCATAAAGCTCGACTTAAAGTAGCCAAGGTTCATGTTCAAATAAGTGATGCCCGAAGCGATTTTCTTCATAAGTTAACGACTCGATTGGTACGTGAAAACCAAACAATTGCTGTTGAGGAGCAAAGCTCGTGA
- a CDS encoding transposase — MVKNQKLALAISDASWGELVRQLEYKCDWYGRNFVKIDRWFPSSKRCTECGHIVDKLPLNIREWDCPKCSTHNDRDINASKNILAAGLAVSVCGANVRPFSLKAEGQLQKTRKGKKQKPKS; from the coding sequence ATGGTGAAGAATCAGAAACTTGCTCTTGCTATCAGTGATGCTAGCTGGGGTGAATTGGTCAGGCAACTTGAATATAAGTGCGACTGGTATGGTCGAAACTTTGTCAAGATTGACCGTTGGTTTCCAAGTTCCAAACGGTGTACTGAGTGTGGACACATCGTTGATAAGCTGCCCCTGAATATCAGAGAGTGGGATTGCCCAAAATGCAGTACACATAACGATAGAGATATCAATGCTAGTAAGAATATTTTGGCTGCGGGACTCGCAGTTTCAGTCTGTGGAGCGAACGTAAGACCCTTCAGCCTTAAGGCTGAAGGGCAGTTGCAAAAAACCCGTAAGGGAAAGAAGCAGAAACCTAAGTCGTGA
- a CDS encoding Uma2 family endonuclease, which translates to MIQSLQKLFTFDEYLEFLETQSENIRYELHDGHIIQMPPPSGKHEQIVAFLTMMLGYECLRLKLYYGIPKTATVKPENKISGYYPDVLLMNFSNLGNEPLWEKQSILSKPDSIPLVIEVVSQCVARVPRVKATDKPVRVSTNWRDDYHKKFADYEEMGIQEYWIVDYAALGSKELIGDPKQPTITIYFLSDEGEYRGKQFRGDERIESPTFPDLNLTVEQIFSVRYC; encoded by the coding sequence ATGATTCAATCACTACAAAAACTATTTACATTTGATGAATATTTAGAGTTTTTAGAAACACAATCGGAAAACATTCGTTATGAATTACACGATGGACATATTATTCAAATGCCGCCACCATCAGGGAAACACGAGCAAATAGTAGCATTTTTAACAATGATGTTAGGGTATGAATGTCTTCGTCTTAAACTTTATTACGGTATACCTAAAACCGCCACAGTGAAGCCAGAAAATAAAATTTCAGGCTACTATCCTGATGTTTTATTAATGAATTTTTCTAACTTGGGTAATGAACCATTATGGGAGAAACAATCTATCCTTAGTAAACCAGATTCAATTCCATTAGTGATTGAAGTTGTGAGTCAGTGCGTTGCGCGGGTTCCCCGCGTTAAAGCAACTGACAAACCCGTAAGGGTCAGTACTAACTGGAGAGATGATTATCATAAAAAGTTTGCCGACTATGAAGAAATGGGTATTCAAGAATATTGGATTGTGGATTATGCTGCTTTGGGTAGCAAGGAATTGATAGGCGACCCCAAACAGCCAACAATCACTATTTACTTTTTAAGTGATGAGGGTGAATATCGTGGTAAACAGTTTAGAGGAGACGAGCGTATAGAATCCCCAACATTTCCAGATTTAAATCTAACTGTTGAACAAATTTTTTCAGTGCGTTATTGTTGA